The following proteins are co-located in the Rippkaea orientalis PCC 8801 genome:
- a CDS encoding YgiT-type zinc finger protein codes for MICDICGIDGVKIRLISRAYGKGKDLLIVENIPLVSCPHCGESYLSAQTLHKIQEIKRNRQILAVERPVEVASFA; via the coding sequence ATGATTTGTGATATTTGTGGAATCGATGGTGTAAAAATTCGCCTAATTTCTAGGGCTTATGGTAAAGGAAAAGATCTACTGATCGTAGAAAATATTCCGCTTGTCAGTTGTCCCCATTGTGGTGAAAGTTATCTAAGTGCTCAAACCCTACATAAAATACAAGAAATTAAGCGAAATCGCCAAATTTTGGCGGTTGAACGTCCTGTAGAAGTAGCTAGTTTTGCTTAG
- a CDS encoding type II toxin-antitoxin system Phd/YefM family antitoxin, giving the protein MEKLTISDAQENLINLVKSVTQENQSYEIEMTDGSAILISQKSYESLQETIELLSIPGLRESLQRSLKQITNNETYSLEEVLGDID; this is encoded by the coding sequence ATGGAAAAACTCACCATTAGTGATGCTCAAGAAAACTTAATAAACCTAGTTAAATCAGTCACCCAAGAAAACCAAAGTTATGAAATAGAGATGACTGATGGTTCGGCTATTTTAATCTCACAAAAAAGCTATGAAAGTTTACAAGAAACCATTGAATTATTGTCAATTCCTGGGTTAAGAGAAAGCTTACAAAGATCTCTAAAACAAATCACCAATAATGAAACCTATTCCCTAGAGGAAGTATTAGGAGACATTGATTAA
- a CDS encoding SUMF1/EgtB/PvdO family nonheme iron enzyme, protein MGQPALTLFFSYSHKDEPLRDELEKHLKILEREKIISNWHDHKILLGEEWDHQIDDNLRKADIILLLISADFIASEYCWDIEIKVAMERHNAGEVVVIPVILRPVNWKNAPFGKLQFLPKDAAPITSWKNQDEAFLNVSQGIQRSATDLMTKRQQKEQEAKKKASLNQYHQKVQELVINGQISFAAQLILKDLQTEVGLSDIEVETIETAVLKPYQDYQKNLDKYKKAFTHYAAQQYPLTQAAIDDLKQLETYYKLQPSDLEKIVIEFEQQQSENRFFFDIITVNSRGEEISRTTGTAEYFKETLGNNFILEMVSIPGGSFWMGTDNPEIERLCKQYDTDWFRNEKPQHQVTVSLFFMGKYPITQKQWQAIAVLDKVNIDLNPNPSHFTGDNRPVECVNWYEAVEFCQRLSRETGKDYQLPSEAQWEYACRSVNSYQLSVISEELAIEEWNQKYNLPFYRGETITTDLANYDGNYVYADEPKGQYRQETTPVGQFSPNAFGLYDMHGNVWQWCLDDYHANYQGAPRDGSAWTSSDNDTTKILRGGSCNYIPNACRCAFRNLYGLPRDYLSNVGVRVVCAPPRTF, encoded by the coding sequence ATGGGACAACCTGCATTAACCCTCTTTTTTTCCTATTCCCACAAAGATGAACCGCTACGGGATGAATTGGAAAAACATCTCAAAATACTAGAACGGGAAAAAATTATTAGCAATTGGCACGATCACAAGATTTTGCTGGGAGAGGAATGGGATCATCAAATTGATGATAATCTCAGAAAAGCAGATATTATTCTCTTGCTAATTAGTGCTGATTTTATTGCTTCTGAATATTGTTGGGATATCGAAATTAAAGTAGCAATGGAACGGCACAATGCAGGGGAAGTCGTGGTTATTCCTGTTATTTTACGTCCCGTGAATTGGAAAAATGCCCCCTTTGGTAAGTTGCAATTTTTACCGAAAGATGCTGCCCCTATTACTTCTTGGAAGAATCAAGATGAGGCATTTTTGAATGTTAGTCAAGGTATTCAACGTTCTGCTACAGATTTAATGACAAAACGTCAACAAAAAGAACAAGAAGCAAAGAAAAAAGCCTCCTTAAATCAATATCATCAAAAAGTTCAAGAATTAGTTATTAATGGTCAGATTTCTTTTGCGGCTCAACTCATTCTCAAGGATTTACAAACAGAAGTAGGGTTAAGCGATATAGAAGTTGAAACCATTGAAACAGCCGTATTAAAACCCTATCAGGACTATCAAAAAAATCTTGATAAGTATAAAAAAGCCTTTACCCACTACGCAGCACAACAATATCCTTTAACTCAAGCAGCGATCGATGATTTAAAACAACTAGAAACTTATTACAAATTACAACCGTCTGACTTGGAAAAGATTGTTATTGAATTTGAACAGCAACAGTCGGAAAATCGATTTTTCTTTGATATTATTACCGTTAATAGTCGCGGTGAGGAAATTAGTCGAACTACGGGTACAGCAGAGTATTTTAAAGAAACTTTAGGTAATAATTTTATTTTAGAGATGGTTTCTATTCCTGGGGGGAGTTTTTGGATGGGAACGGATAATCCCGAAATAGAAAGACTCTGTAAACAATATGATACTGACTGGTTTAGAAATGAAAAACCCCAACATCAAGTGACTGTTTCGCTCTTTTTTATGGGGAAATATCCCATTACTCAAAAGCAATGGCAAGCGATCGCGGTTTTAGATAAAGTTAATATCGATCTTAACCCGAACCCTTCCCATTTTACAGGGGATAATAGACCCGTAGAATGCGTTAATTGGTATGAAGCAGTGGAGTTTTGTCAGCGACTGTCTAGGGAGACAGGAAAGGACTATCAACTACCCTCAGAGGCACAATGGGAGTATGCTTGTAGGTCAGTTAACAGTTATCAGTTATCAGTTATCAGTGAAGAGTTAGCAATAGAAGAATGGAATCAGAAATATAACCTACCGTTTTACCGTGGAGAGACGATAACCACAGATTTAGCTAATTATGATGGCAACTATGTTTATGCTGACGAACCCAAGGGGCAATATAGGCAAGAAACGACACCTGTCGGTCAATTTTCCCCTAATGCTTTTGGTTTATACGATATGCACGGTAATGTCTGGCAATGGTGTCTGGATGATTATCATGCAAACTATCAAGGTGCACCCAGAGATGGTAGTGCTTGGACTTCTAGTGACAATGATACTACAAAGATACTACGCGGCGGTTCTTGCAACTACATTCCTAATGCTTGCCGTTGCGCCTTCCGCAACCTCTACGGCCTCCCTCGCGACTACCTCTCTAATGTCGGTGTGCGAGTTGTTTGTGCGCCCCCCAGGACTTTTTAG
- a CDS encoding glycosyltransferase family 2 protein: MFFSVVIPTYNRKPILEKCLRALEKQQLSDHKVTDYEVVLVDDGSTDGTLEWLTEHSAEFPHVRPFVQNHLGPAAARNLGVEKAQGDTIIFIDSDLVVTEQFLQSHADALVDGKEKLGDDRLFTYGAVINTCNFDNPTSEPYKITDFSAAYFATGNVAIDRKWLEKVGLFDTGFQLYGWEDLELGVRLKKLGLKLIKCPEAVGYHWHPPFSLADIPNLIDKEIQRGRMGVLFYQKHPTFEVRLMIQMTLLHRVLWGILSLGGMLNERTLAPFLQWLIDQGKPQLALEVARIFLNWYNVKGVYSAYRELQT; this comes from the coding sequence GTGTTTTTTAGTGTCGTCATCCCTACCTATAACCGTAAACCGATTTTAGAAAAATGTTTACGAGCCTTAGAAAAGCAACAGTTAAGCGATCATAAAGTCACTGACTATGAAGTGGTTTTAGTTGATGATGGATCAACCGATGGAACCCTAGAATGGTTAACAGAACATAGCGCAGAATTTCCCCATGTCCGTCCTTTTGTCCAAAACCATCTTGGTCCCGCAGCAGCTAGAAATTTAGGGGTAGAAAAAGCTCAAGGGGATACGATTATTTTTATTGATAGTGATCTGGTAGTAACAGAACAATTCTTACAGTCCCATGCTGATGCTTTAGTTGACGGAAAAGAAAAATTAGGGGATGATCGACTATTTACCTATGGTGCAGTGATTAATACTTGTAACTTTGATAACCCGACTTCAGAACCTTACAAAATCACGGATTTTTCAGCAGCCTATTTTGCAACCGGGAATGTCGCAATTGATCGGAAATGGTTAGAAAAAGTGGGACTATTTGATACAGGGTTTCAACTCTATGGGTGGGAAGATTTAGAGTTAGGCGTTCGTCTCAAAAAATTAGGTTTAAAGTTAATTAAATGTCCTGAAGCGGTAGGTTATCATTGGCATCCTCCCTTTAGTTTAGCTGACATTCCTAACCTGATTGACAAGGAAATTCAACGGGGAAGAATGGGGGTATTATTCTATCAAAAACATCCCACATTTGAAGTCAGATTAATGATTCAAATGACGTTATTACATCGCGTTTTATGGGGAATTTTGTCGTTAGGAGGAATGTTAAATGAACGGACGCTTGCACCGTTTTTACAGTGGTTAATTGATCAAGGTAAACCTCAATTAGCCTTAGAAGTGGCTCGAATTTTTCTCAATTGGTATAACGTTAAAGGGGTTTATTCTGCCTATCGAGAATTACAAACCTAG
- a CDS encoding type II toxin-antitoxin system RelE family toxin yields MVYEVRFTKEAKKDIAKLTPKLKQKLKKIIEDTLSINPYSGKKLVGDLVGFFSLRLSYQDRIIYTIDETQKLVYIHRAKTHYGE; encoded by the coding sequence ATGGTTTACGAAGTCCGTTTTACCAAGGAAGCTAAAAAAGATATTGCTAAACTTACTCCAAAATTAAAACAAAAACTCAAAAAAATTATTGAAGATACCCTGAGTATTAACCCTTATAGCGGTAAAAAGCTTGTCGGAGATCTTGTTGGTTTCTTTTCCCTTCGTTTATCTTATCAAGATAGAATTATTTATACCATTGACGAGACACAAAAGCTAGTTTATATTCACCGTGCAAAGACGCATTATGGAGAATAA